TAAGCGGTTATGTAAAGAAAACAAATTCAACGAAGCCCTTCAAATTCTTTGCGAGCAAAGGCGTTTAAAAGAAGCCATTCAATTGCTCGAACGTCACGAAACCCGTCCTTCAGCTACAGCTTTTTCGACCCTTTTGCGAATGTGTACAGAAAATGGGGCTCTTGACGAAGGAAAGAGAGTTCATAGGAGTATGAAATGTTCAGGTTTTAGACCTGGGGTTGTATTATCTAATCGGATTCTTAATTTTTATTGCAAATGTGATAAACCTTATGATGCACACGACCTGTTTGTTGAAATGTCTGAGAGAGATTTGTGTTCTTGGAATATTATGGTCTCTGGGTTTGCTAATTTGGGTTTGATTGATGAAGCTAGGAAGTTGTTCGATGAAATGCCCGAGAAGGATAACTTTTCTTGGACCGCGATGATCTCGGGTTATGTGAGGCATAATAAGCCTGAATGTGCATTGGAATTGTATAGAGTGATGCAGAGGGATGAGGATTTTAAGTGTAATAAATTTACGATCTCGAGTGCTCTTGCTGCTTCTGCTTCTATTCAGTCTTTACGTTTGGGAAAGGAGATTCATGGTCATATTGTGAGAACTGGGTTGGATTCTGATGCAGTTGTTTGGAGTGCGTTGAGTGATATGTATGGAAAATGTGGTAGCGTGGACGAAGCTAGGCATATTTTTGATAGGACTAAAGATAAGGATGTTGTTTCGTGGACAGCTATGATTGATAGGTACTTTGGAGATGGGAGGTGGGAGGAAGGTTATTTGCTGTTTTCACATTTGATGGAGTCGGGGATTAGGCCTAATGATTTTACTTTTGCTGGAGTTTTGAATGCGTGTGCGCACCAAACGACAGAGCATTTGGGAAAACAAGTACATGGGTACATGATGCGTATTGGCTTTGATCCTTGTTCGTTTGCAGCAAGTACCTTAGTTCATATGTACGCCAAATGTGGGAGTGTAGATAGTGCGTATAAGGTATTTAAGCGGCTCCTAAGGCCCGATGTAGTTTCTTGGACCTCATTGATTAATGGTTATGCTCAAAATGGCCAACCTAATGAAGCTCTTCGGTTGTTTGACTTGTTGCTTAAATCTGGTACTCAGCCTGATCATATTACTTTTGTTGGCATTCTTTCTGCTTGCACTCATGCAGGTTTAGTTGATGAAGGGCTTGAATATTTTTACTCAATAAAGAACAAGCATCGTCTAACCCATACTTCAGACCACTATGCTTGTGTGGTTGATCTCCTGAGCCGATTTGGCAGATTTAAGGAGGCTGAAGAGATTATTAGTCAGATGCCAATGAAGCCTGATAAGTTTTTGTGGGCTTCCTTGCTTGGAGGATGCAGAGTCCATGGAAATGTTGAACTAGCAAAGAAAGCTGCTGAAGCATTATTTGAAATTGAGCCCGAGAACGCAGCTACTTATGTTACCATTGCAAACATATATGCCACTGCTGGAAAATGGACTGAAGTGGCAAAAATCAGACAAGTCATGGAAGAGAAAGGTGTGGTGAAGAAGCCAGGTATAAGTTGGATTAATTTGCAGAGAAAAGTCTACGTTTTCTTGGTCGGTGATAAATCACATCCTAGGTCAAAGGAAATATATGACTTTTTAGGGGAGCTGTGGAGGAGAATGAAAGAAGAGGGATATGTCCCTGACATAGACAATGTGCTGCATGATGTGGAAGAGGAACAGAAAGAGCAAAATCTCTCCTATCACAGTGA
The Nicotiana sylvestris chromosome 11, ASM39365v2, whole genome shotgun sequence DNA segment above includes these coding regions:
- the LOC104246765 gene encoding pentatricopeptide repeat-containing protein At4g37170; translated protein: MRANLRASLKLVTSSSPNNHSLCTVRSFSTAKTTTHLKEKTFFESSNKDQLIKRLCKENKFNEALQILCEQRRLKEAIQLLERHETRPSATAFSTLLRMCTENGALDEGKRVHRSMKCSGFRPGVVLSNRILNFYCKCDKPYDAHDLFVEMSERDLCSWNIMVSGFANLGLIDEARKLFDEMPEKDNFSWTAMISGYVRHNKPECALELYRVMQRDEDFKCNKFTISSALAASASIQSLRLGKEIHGHIVRTGLDSDAVVWSALSDMYGKCGSVDEARHIFDRTKDKDVVSWTAMIDRYFGDGRWEEGYLLFSHLMESGIRPNDFTFAGVLNACAHQTTEHLGKQVHGYMMRIGFDPCSFAASTLVHMYAKCGSVDSAYKVFKRLLRPDVVSWTSLINGYAQNGQPNEALRLFDLLLKSGTQPDHITFVGILSACTHAGLVDEGLEYFYSIKNKHRLTHTSDHYACVVDLLSRFGRFKEAEEIISQMPMKPDKFLWASLLGGCRVHGNVELAKKAAEALFEIEPENAATYVTIANIYATAGKWTEVAKIRQVMEEKGVVKKPGISWINLQRKVYVFLVGDKSHPRSKEIYDFLGELWRRMKEEGYVPDIDNVLHDVEEEQKEQNLSYHSEKLAVAFGIIATPPGTQIKVFKNLRTCVDCHTAIKYISQIEKRRIIVRDSSRFHCFEGGSCSCKDYW